The following nucleotide sequence is from Aedes aegypti strain LVP_AGWG chromosome 3, AaegL5.0 Primary Assembly, whole genome shotgun sequence.
gGATATTTATTAAAACTTTCACTTGGAAATGCAAATATggcaagtttcatatttttaaaacaagtactggcatccatcGCTCGTAACTACATACTGTATTTcgttttctgaaagatttaagcatgtttaaaaaaatgttttgtgagattttttgattcagctgatatggggtaacattgatcactcaaGTAAACAATGATGGGCATTACTGAAAATGGCCTTAATTACTAAAATCGTGGCCCCTGAAATCGAATTtgaaggccaaactcttacaagtcattcactttttaagttataaaacaataaaaacatttttcttactcacatcatttgcagaactcatgGGCAGTGTTATCCATAATCTTGGAAATCGATCAGCTCATAAATATATGAAAGAGAAACACCAtccatgcattgaaaatattcctcCTTCTTCCTTAATAAGTTAttctatttctaaaaaatatgttaagtttcaaaataaactaggatttttaggatttttttcagcaatatGTTGGGTGCGATAAAGTTTTTTTGAATCTCGGGTACAGctgaaaacgatttttgagcCTCCGGTACAGATAGATATGTGGCAACACTGGCCGCAGTGGACAACAATGACAAATCATTCTGCTGGCGAACGTTTGCGCGACCACACGTGCTTTCCGTGGCGGATGATTTTATCCGAAGAGTTAGAGGACTCTGGTCAAATGGTCACGACAATGGCAGAGTGAACGCTTCCGCACGGTGAGTATTCTGGTTTCGGGTTGAAGGTTAGTTTTTACTTAAACGTCAAACTTGAAACATAATGAAGCACTAAACAAAATGGCGATAAACTTTGAGCCACGTGGATTTTTGATTGTAAAGATATTGGTAGCATTTGAAGAAGCGAGTAAAGATTGACGTAacgctttaaaaaaatatattgaattggACTTTGattagatttattttttatttgaattgaatttggattggacttggatttggattgggttgggatttggattggatttatatTGAGGttggattggttttggattCGGATTGGGTTAGATTTGAataggatttggattgaatttggattggatttggatgggatTTTTGTTGGAACtgaatttgatttggattggattggaattgcattttgattggatttggagtgGATCGAGATTCAAATAGATTTGAATCGGATATGGAGTGGGTTTGGGATGGAATTTGGCATGAATTTGGATTGAACTTGGATAGGATTTGGATGGAATTTGGCATAAATTTTGGAATGAACTTGGATTGGATCTAAACtaaatttggattgaatttggatggGATTTTgcttgggatttggattggattgaagtGGATtcagattggatttggattggacttgCATTGGATTTGAactgaatttggattggatttggatgggatTTGTATTGTGAATGGATTGGTTTTGGATTgaaatggatttggattgaatttggattgaattttaattggatttggattgggtttggattgaatttggatttttttttggatggaaTTTTTATTGGAACTGAATTAATTTGTACTGGACTGGATTGGAACTGGATTTCGATGGAACTTGGATTAGATCGAAATTGAAATGGATTCGaattggatatggattggattcGGATGGAATTTAGcatggattttgattggatttgaacAGGAATGGAGctagatttgaattggatttgaatgggtttttgcttgaatttggattgattttggattggaatagattgtatttggatttggattttaaCTGGCTTTGATTAGGCCCGGCTTAACTCAAAAGTAACGGATAAAGAACTTTTGCCTTACATACAAATAAGATAGTTAGTGAGAGTACAAGAAAGgaacacgctcaaaaaagcgttctggaaaacgtgaactgtcaaaaatacaccgtgaactaccatgattggtctcgtatacatgatctagttcacggtgtatttttgcttgttgccgagttcacgcctgctgttcacggatacgagaacggatttttttctgtgaatatTTTAGTATATAAACGTTTTGTAGTAAATAATGATTCTGTTGGCGAACGTTTGCGCGATCACACGTGCTTTCCAAAGAAGTGAGTACGATTTACCGGATTACGGTTTTGGCGGATTATTTGATCCGAAGAATTGGAGGACTTTGGTCAAATGGCACGACAGACACAGACAgccctcccttactcgatattcggtaTCACGATATCGAATTAGAAACCCACAgtgaagctaagtatgctgctttgctcaagaaaagtaaagaaattccttgactgaatgggtcaagaaatttccttcagagaGTCCCATTTCAAATggcatttcttctcaactgcgcactgcaatcagaaaaatgtttttttgtgcCATTTCTGAGAAGAAAATTTCCACGCATCGCGATAGGCTATtctttttcttgtcagtagcaaaccagccttaaaagttgattttcatggctacttcgatgccttggattgcatttgcactggttttatgTTCTAAAAACTCGATACCACCCTTCAAtatggtctcttcaatatcgagtaatggagagttgactgtagaacCAAACTTATTACTGTCAAAATACGTTCAGAAACAATTGGAAtccatttcaaataaatttccaaaaGTATTTAAAGAAGTAATCAAATCATTTTCGAACTTTTTGCTTTCAAAGTCCCGCACCTTTCTAAGTTCAATGGCTACATAAATTGCTACAAAAATTTGTTTCCCAGCAAAtctttatatatatatttttttttgaaccgcagtagtttttcttgattttttccagTAAAATAATCTTGAATGGCCAAGAAGCTTAAATGTATCTTTAAAGTTGGATTCGAAGGGTTccaaaaaattcagaaaaaaaaaaacatccggaAGTTTTCCGGAAAATTCTCTTcacattcttccagagtttcatTAAAACTTTATCCAGGAGTTCATCCAGAGATTCCAACAGAAACTCTTTCAGAAATACTTTCAGGTATGTGCTAAAAAGTAACATTTACACCAAAGTTTTCACAATGATTTTCACCACAAACTCCTAGACTGATTCATCTTGGAACTTCTTCGGGAATAAGTGATAAGTGATGTCTTTTGGACTTCGTAAAGGCattgtttccatttttttttttgcagaggtTCCTCCtagaattttggaaaaaaattcttGTGATATTCTAAGACagtttcctggagaaataactGCAGGAATTCCAAGATAAGGTTAAAGAAATCAACAGTTGCGTTCAAATATTTACATGTTAGTCAGAAAGAGCTCATATTTCCATCAAAATACTTCTTtaccttttttttcaattactctTACAGAAACTCCTTTACAAACTTcttaaggattctttcagacaTACAGTCGTGTGCATAATAATAGCAGAGAAAGAtgtgtttcatacaaaatactcAACTTAGACATGCTGAAACTTGTTCTCATTCGAGTAATTGAGATGAAATTTTCATAGTAAACCaccaaatttcgaatttttcgaaactactGCTAAAAAGATAGATGGGTAAATTATTCAATATGATATGAAATCCTGATGACATACTCAATTATTCCTCCatgattttccagaaattcctctaaaattTCAGAACATGTTCCAGGGATGAAAAGATTCTACTCTGCTCTGGATCGATTCTGAAGTTATGTTGGCCTTAGCAAGCGGAAACCATATTAGCAAATTGATGATAGCCTACTAAGTTAAAGAGATTAAATCACAAAAGCTGCCTCATCATCATGGAAAACTTATGAAAGAATAACTTTTGGAGAAGTTCCTGAAGAACGATTTGGAACTAGATGtgattcaaataaaatcattgttgATGCCCAGACCGAATActtcgaaatttgaaatattttttcgataccAATTAACTGTTAGAAATTCTctaaattgaaatatttgaggtattttttgCTCGTGGAACAACCATTTTaaggatttgaatgattccagTTTTTGAAACGAGCAGAATGTTGGCAATGTCGAGGAGTTCTTGCCTCGAATTTTGAACCTGCTTCTAACGGATCAACTCAAAAGCTTGTGAAACTCCTTGTGAATTCTGAAGGTTAAGTATAGCGAAAGCTGACTGAAGTTCAGCAGAACTTTTTTAGGAACTCATTAAGAGATTTCTAAAAACAGTTTCTGGTTAAGAGTAAGGATATTTCTGAATGGGAATAGGAAACACATATTGAGAGCTCATCTTTATGGATTTCCTTAACATTTATGTGATGAATTAAAAGCATAAATGTtgcttaaaataaataaaaaaaaccaaCAGAAATTCGGTTGAAAATCTTGACAAATTGCAGTGTACcgataaaattgaaacaaaccaGCCATGTCTGACAGGCTTCACAACTCAACCTTTTTGGATGAACTAATAATTTTATATCCTCTCCAGATTCATGagataaaattgaatgaaatgatTATTATTATCACTAATCTTCATTCGTTTGATTGTGCCGGATGGCTTATTCAATCAGTTGAAGATAACAATAATTTCCTCTTAAATTTGCTCTCTAGATTGATCAGCAGAAGATCGCCTCTAGTGGCACGTTCCCTGAATTTATCACAGCAAGCGAAAAAACAGATTACCCAATTTGATATAATAGACGCCGCCTACTGCGACAATTCGCCGGACACCGGACGATCCACTCAATTAAAGCAATCAACAATCCAACTTACCGCCTTGATCGAGAATCGCAGAACCTGCTTCATGTACGTGGGCAGCTCGGTCATCAGCGTTTCGTAGCCGTAGTTCTGACCCAGATGCGCCAACAGGATCGCGTAGAACGGCAACGATCGCGAGATGGACTTCCACGGAATGGGAGGAATGTTGACGCCGGCCTTGCCCCACAGCGACTGCTGGATGTATTTGCGTTCGTCCTCGTGGATCGTCGGATGCGTAATCGGGTCCTCGTGGCAGGTCCACAGGAATGCAACGGACCACACCGTACCGATGATACCGAACACGTAGAAAATCGACGGCCAACCACCGTCGAACCCATGATCAGCTAGCAAGCCGGACAGCGGCATCGAAATGACCGTTCCGAACTGGGCACCTGGGGAATTAAAGAATGATTAAATTGAAGCCTACGTTCATGTCCACTGATGCTTACCTGAGTACACAATCGATCCAACTCGCGATCGCTCATTGGGCGGGATCCATTTGGCCAGCATGGCGTGCGTGCACGGTACAATGGGACCCTCGCCCAGACCTTGGATAAACCGAATGACAATCAACCACGGAGCACCACCTTGGCGAGCGGCGATCGGGACCAAGAACGCGAACACCGAGTTGATCAACATTCCCCACCCGAGGAACTTCATGGCGCCGTACCGCTTGGCCAACAAGCCGAACGGAATCTGCGTGATCACGTATCCGTAGAAGAACGACGACAGAATGTACCCCTGTAAGCTGGTACTCCACAGGAATTCACCATCCTTACGGTCCGCTGGATCTTCCGGCTCGCCGTAGTCCGTGTCGGGACACTCGTCGTCGAACACTTCGGCTTCGTGCTCGATCGCGGTTTGGTTCACCATGGCCACGATGGCCACCGACATGTTGGTTCGCATGACGTAGGCGTTGGCCATTCCGAGGAACAGCATGAACACGACATAGTGCCGCGTGCCGAAGCGCCCTGTTCAAACGAAACGAGAAAAGTGCTGGGATTAGACGAGTGATAGatagagcagagcagagcagatcACGTTGCATCCGCTCCGTTAGTTTGCATATTATATTATAAAACGATTAGAATACAATTAACGTTGCCGCCCGGACGACCAACGGACGCTGAACGAGAGTGAGTGAGTGAGCGCTGCTATGGGAAGATGATACCGGTGCGATAAGCAAGCAGGCAGGCAGGGCACCCGAAAGGGTCTAAATTGTTTGAACTGAATTAACGACGACGAGGAGGAGGTGTTTGCGCCGAGTGTGAAGACGCGCGTAAACAAATCGTCAAGTGAATCACATCGCAGCAATCCGTGGGCAATGGGATTAGCGCTCGGATAGTGCTCTCTGTATGTCATGGCCATCTAGATCAGGGGTGCAATGCACACCGGCGATGGATGGTCATGGAAAAGTTTGTGTGTGCTAGAACGGTAAGTGATAGGGCTAAGCGTCAATTTTTGACTCATTCACACGTTGAAGGTCTACTTTTTATGACAGTCAggctatttatttaattttaaaatgtacTAGGCTTCCCTAGTCATCAACGTATTTGTTAATGGAACGTATGAAATATGTAATTTCAGAATCCATCCGTGGACTTTAGACAGCGTAACGATTCATacacaaatttaaacaaattctttaaaaagcgttacggagggggggagggcctcgaaaattttcaattttagcgttacgtaataaatgtacGCTGCCTTACAACAAACGTTTTTGTGGAAAAAGAACATCACTCTCGAGCGTATTTTTCAGTACCTGAAAATCTGATGTAAGAGAGCTTTTTTGTTTACTGCGGTGAATAGGCGGCTGCTTTTGCTAAAGCTGTAAGTTAGTAGCTGTTGATAGATAGTGATCCTGTCATGGCACCAAAAGTGTAGCAAAAGTTCCGAATTTGACTTCACCTTAAGaagtttccataaaaaatcacGCGTCACCCATTGGTGTCTACTGAAAACGTTAAGACGTAAAATGGATGAGATCGAATCGACTTCtgatttaaattatttctttttttaacTGAAAATCTTCTACAGCTTAGCTATATTAATGCACTTTTTTCTATCCGATTACTTAAGCTAGAATATTTTTAATGACTTTTTATGAAttcatctaggaattcttcGAAATCAATCTTTCTTCAGTTCTTACCCGAAATTATCTCTGAAAATCTCAGGAATGCCTATAGATTTTTATCAGAATCTCTCGGAAAGCCATTAGAATTCCACTTAACACTATATGAATCACATAAGATACCTATAAAATCTCTCACAACAATAGCgaagaattttaaaatgaaGACATGCCCTCTGACCCCTTCCTCTTTTCTAGGCAACGAAAAAGCGTGGACACAGGGGGTTCAAAATAGGGCTCAAACGGACATTTCAACATccaaatcagctagaaggttgattccttcgacaaagttattcagcagatcaagagcTATATGGCGATGAATAATCTGATTGATAATTAACCCGCTAGGTGGCGCAAGTGACAACCGCGTGCATTGCAAAATcattatcagctagaaggtggGTGTCTTTGGCAATgatgttcagcagatcaagggctatcgtCTGCATCTCAAAATCCTTAACAGTTAGAAGGGTaatgtcttcagcaaagctgATCACGGGCAACCTGGCGTAAGAGAGTCTGATtggaaattcatccgctaggtggcactagtaagAAGAAAATATCAATGTTCTCCACCTCAAGATCTTCATCAGCTATGAGGAATAATTGTTGCTAGCGTCATCTTGCGGATAAATTCTCGGTTAGATTTTTCTCCTCCAGATAGCCCTCaatctgctgaatatctttgccAAACACACCAATCTTCTTGCTGATAAggacaactgacgtttctcacatgGTCTAATATTAGCCTTAGTGGTGGCACGCTATCACGCCTTTTCTAACATTATAATGACATGATATTCGTACGTAGAGTTGTCATGCATCAAATGACTACCcaatatgcgcatataatgccgCATTGTCGTGCTCACTTGTCACTTTTGtaacgccacctagcggatgaatttccaATCAGACTCTTCATCGACAGATAGCCTTTGATtggctgaacagctttgccgaagatgaaaattttcttactgataaagatcttgagatatagaagattgtaataaatttatcactagcgccacctagcggatgaattctaTATCAGATTTTTCATCGCCCTTTATCTGATGAataacattgccgaagacaccaacctacTAGCTCATTGGGATGTAGATATATCATTTTGAGACCAATTTTGGATCCCTCGTGTCCACGCTTTTTTCTGTTACCTAGAGGGATGTCTCACCCAAGTATTGTAGAACCAACTAATTGCATTTACTTCAAgatttatttcaattaattgatGTACTGATCTACGAAATATTCCCATTTAACAATTCTAGGTTCTTCTCGGGCTTTTAAGGGTTAAAGAATTTCTTTATTTGTCAAtgggtttattattattatgtgtTTGTTATGAAAGGATAGCATAACTATAAAAGATAGCTTCTGGGTAGATTTTAGgagtattttagaaaaaaaaatccaagtaaaaTCTTGTAAGATTTTCAATTAATGGTCATTTAAGATAATAGGGTAGTTGATCTACTGTTAGAAGGCTAGATAAACTTCTGGAGAATGATGAAATCTGTTGAAAGACTCGCTGATTAATCTCATAACTCACTGAAAGGAGACCTCAATGAATCCTGAAGGGATCGTTGCATCAATTTATAGAATTATTAATGCATTGAGGAACTTTAGGAGAAGAAATTAAACGaccttcaaaaatcatgttttaataaaatatttgaaaaataattccaaaaagCCTCTTtggtaaaaataataataaaagaaCTTCTTGGAAGCATTACCACATTGGACTTTGCATTAATTCATTTAGaaattatcagaaattcctatagAGTAACTCCACAGCACAACGGAATATCATTGGAATTTCACTGAACACGGTCAAAATCCAAAGAAAACTTTCTGATCTCTATTAAATACCAATACAATCAATCGAAATAACAAGAAAACTCAGTAACAATGTCATAGAATTTACTATGAACTATAGTCAATTGTATAAAAATTTAGTTAGTAATCTATCTATATTATTAAACGTCACGAGTTGACATCAGAACGGGTCAACagatttgcatatttttttcactgGTGCATTTGTCCAGGACTCCAACGTGTTTGCGCGTATAAAAAGTGTAGACAAATCTCCGGAATAGTCGAAAGAACAGGAGAATACTATTCTGTCATTACGTATGGGAGATTGAATGCCATTTTTCAAGAGACTACTTAATGAAACGACGCAGTTTGTTGGTAATCAGAATTAACCACTCAGAATACCGTTGGAATGTTTAGTAGCAAAACGAGCGTCGTCAGAATTTTACATAAGAAAAGTTCAATTCGAtataattccactagaattcTTCAGAATACCGCAAGAATTCCTAACGAATAAGTTTAATAACTAACGAAAATTAAATGTAACACTTTCGTAATTTTACATGACCTCATTTATATCatccaagtaaccactagcacgctaattcgcctttttggccttataagggctattatacggctaatataggacATGCAAGGCGAATTAAAGttctatttggttacttggacACACAAGAATTCTTCAGAATCTCATAAACTCTACGTAATGCGTGAAATCACCATCATAATGCAGCGTAATACCTCCAGGATGACAAGCGGAACTAACCGGATACAATAAAGGTATCGGAAAAATATCGAAAGCTACCATTAAAAACCCTCGATGTTTCATTGACATTCGTAAGTAAGCTATCGATATCTAACAACCGTCTTTGTAACACCTTTGAATATCGGAATCTTTTGGAATGTGGATAAAATCCCACACAAACAAATTGGAATCCCGGGCAATATCATTGAATACGCAGGTGTACTATCGTTACCCCATGTAGGATCATAAGGAATCCCACCAATAACCAAAAGTTTAAAACAAAGACTATTAGGTATCTCACAGAATACACCGAAATCATAAGTAAACTCGGAATTCTGAAAGTCTACAGAACACCGTGACATACTAACAGACACATAGAAAACCATTGGAAACCCGAGAAATGCTATGATAGCATCAAAaaatacctttagaattctcgGTCTATATCTTAGGCAATGCCAGAGTAATTCGACGATAAATTATCCAAGTGAATACCTTCATAGTCTtatgtataaataaaaatggaatggtgtttaaAAGTCAAAGCTTCCAAGCAGgtcaacggatttttttttttctcacgccgaggacctgggatcgaatcccatccccgagatagtcactaaatatttcagtgacgacttccttcggaagggaagtaaagccgttggtcccgagatgaactagcccagggctaaaaatctcgttaatacagATAGAAGAAGAAGTTATATTTAGCTAGCGTTCCGACGTGTTCGCCTAAAGAAAAAGTTACGAAAAGTCTACGGAATAGTTTAAAAAATGGGGGATAACTAATATGCCATTTTGTATGCCCAGACAACGAAATCAtgtggaggctttgtatgtgcaaaattttacctctaagatgtcgcgaaaaggccttctacgtataaaaatgaaggtgatatacgtgcatatattatgtgatgaatagtAACATTCAATGCGAcagtattgtaaattttgcaccctatcggacgcgacgatttgtaatcgtcgccggtgaaaccgtcgccaaaatcgtcgccagccaaaCAACTGCTGTGAATATGATgtttcaccagtcttaccaatggcaaatcacctcctttgatttattttctggcatttgacgtttcaccagtcttgCCAACATAAAGGCAAATGACCTCCTTTGATTGatttgctggcgacgattttttcagtctgttcgaaagttggcggcgcgttttgttgcaaatgaaacagacaatataaattttctaccgaactaacctgtgttcttatgcgacttaacttatgataacaaatgttgagttgaaagctgctacggattgattcaacttactttgtacgagtatacgggacgaagcaaaatgtacaaatgaactcagaaacaaagcgttttatgcgaggaaactcatcaatctgacgattttatccaccgtgttttgcggatttgatgtaatttgtatgaactagagagttattacgtgaactttcatgcgacttctggttgtctgggtgggaGAGTACATGccattttccaacagcctacttgatggtaagacaaagtttgccgggaccactagttcagtgatacattttgaactgaacgcgagccaaaaatgaactgaacgtgttctaattttgcacgagaacgtaGTAAACTTTGAACTCTCGAGCAGAATTCTAACACTGCTCACGAACTTCAACGTCGGTTCACCACAAAATGAACTCTGAAACTCAAAATACGAAAAACTACATGTACAGACTATGTTGAACTCATATAATCCAGAGTTGATGAAACtagtaatatttttaatttcttttgttCAACTTTCGCTTCGAAATATATTAAGTATTTGCCATGACAACCATTTTCATTTTAAGCTCTTTTGGGTTCAAATTTATGAACTGATCAATATTCAAGCTTACTTGATCCctcattcaaaagttttaacTGGAACGCAAAATGAACGCGTTCAATTGCAACACTGCACTAGTTCATCACAAAAATCAACCAAGTATTACAAATATCGTAGTTCTAAGCGTAGTGCCACTGACAAAAAAATAGCATCGAAACACTATCCAGATCTTAAGAAACAAAGTCCAACAAAAGACATAAAACATACATAAAATACTTTTAGAACCACACAGAATACATAATCGTATTTGATTTGAATCAACTTATTGGAATATTTAAGGTTTAAATGCAAAAATGCAGCTTTATcagaaagttttgaaaaaattcttaaaaactgATTAAAAGATTTCCTTATGCATGATTGTATAAcctttgaaatgtttcccaaTAGAACTTCTGTGTAGATTTTTAGGAGAATTCTCAAGAACCTCAACCGAAttttaaagacacggacaccgtcttcagccatttagctgctgcacagactgt
It contains:
- the LOC5568583 gene encoding putative inorganic phosphate cotransporter isoform X2, with the translated sequence MTATKEYLAESELQKPTGRFGTRHYVVFMLFLGMANAYVMRTNMSVAIVAMVNQTAIEHEAEVFDDECPDTDYGEPEDPADRKDGEFLWSTSLQGYILSSFFYGYVITQIPFGLLAKRYGAMKFLGWGMLINSVFAFLVPIAARQGGAPWLIVIRFIQGLGEGPIVPCTHAMLAKWIPPNERSRVGSIVYSGAQFGTVISMPLSGLLADHGFDGGWPSIFYVFGIIGTVWSVAFLWTCHEDPITHPTIHEDERKYIQQSLWGKAGVNIPPIPWKSISRSLPFYAILLAHLGQNYGYETLMTELPTYMKQVLRFSIKANGTLSALPYLAMWIFSIGVGWVADWMLTSGRFTHTLTRKISNSIGQYGPAIALIIASYTGCNRALTVAILTIGVGFNGGIYAGFKINHLDLTPRYAGILMAFTNCSANLAGLLAPIAAGNIIEGKPTIAQWRIVFVIAACVYIFTATFYNIFASGTRQPWDNPDNDEPQKPVSIEAPAYENGHSNIANGTTTTNGTNGTTTTYRANNAAEQRQ
- the LOC5568583 gene encoding putative inorganic phosphate cotransporter isoform X1, which codes for MPPPARTENRTRDGHVLVWEQAGIAEEYPQKQRRFGTRHYVVFMLFLGMANAYVMRTNMSVAIVAMVNQTAIEHEAEVFDDECPDTDYGEPEDPADRKDGEFLWSTSLQGYILSSFFYGYVITQIPFGLLAKRYGAMKFLGWGMLINSVFAFLVPIAARQGGAPWLIVIRFIQGLGEGPIVPCTHAMLAKWIPPNERSRVGSIVYSGAQFGTVISMPLSGLLADHGFDGGWPSIFYVFGIIGTVWSVAFLWTCHEDPITHPTIHEDERKYIQQSLWGKAGVNIPPIPWKSISRSLPFYAILLAHLGQNYGYETLMTELPTYMKQVLRFSIKANGTLSALPYLAMWIFSIGVGWVADWMLTSGRFTHTLTRKISNSIGQYGPAIALIIASYTGCNRALTVAILTIGVGFNGGIYAGFKINHLDLTPRYAGILMAFTNCSANLAGLLAPIAAGNIIEGKPTIAQWRIVFVIAACVYIFTATFYNIFASGTRQPWDNPDNDEPQKPVSIEAPAYENGHSNIANGTTTTNGTNGTTTTYRANNAAEQRQ